The following coding sequences lie in one Bacteroides helcogenes P 36-108 genomic window:
- the holA gene encoding DNA polymerase III subunit delta, giving the protein MAKQEITCDDILKELRTNKYRPVYYLMGEEAYYIDLIADYIADNVLTDTEKEFNLSVVYGADVDIATVINAAKRYPMMSEHQVVVVKEAQSIRNMDELSYYLQKPLNSTILVICHKHGVLDRRKKLAAEIEKVGVLFESKKIKDAQLPAFITAYMKRKGVDLDPKATSMLADFVGTDLSRLTGELEKLIITLPKGQTRITPEQIERNIGISKDYNNFELRGAIVEKDVLKANKIIKYFEENPKTNPIQMTLSLLFGFFSNLMLAYYAPEKSEQGIANFLGLKSPWQSREYLSAMRRYSGVKTMQIIGEIRYADAKSKGVGNSSLNDGDILRELVFKILH; this is encoded by the coding sequence ATGGCAAAACAAGAAATAACATGTGACGACATACTTAAAGAGTTGAGAACCAATAAATACCGTCCGGTTTATTATCTGATGGGCGAGGAAGCGTATTATATTGACCTCATTGCAGACTATATCGCAGACAATGTCCTCACCGATACAGAGAAAGAATTTAATCTGAGCGTAGTGTATGGAGCAGATGTAGATATTGCTACCGTCATCAATGCAGCCAAACGTTATCCGATGATGTCCGAACATCAGGTTGTCGTCGTCAAGGAAGCACAATCCATCCGTAATATGGATGAATTGTCTTATTACCTGCAAAAACCACTGAATTCGACCATTTTGGTGATATGCCATAAGCACGGTGTATTGGATAGAAGAAAGAAATTGGCTGCCGAAATAGAGAAAGTAGGCGTCTTATTCGAATCTAAAAAAATAAAGGATGCCCAGTTGCCTGCATTCATCACCGCATACATGAAACGTAAAGGTGTGGATCTTGATCCTAAAGCCACTTCCATGCTTGCAGATTTTGTAGGGACTGACCTCAGCAGACTGACCGGAGAACTGGAAAAGCTGATCATAACACTTCCAAAAGGTCAGACACGTATCACTCCGGAACAGATAGAGCGAAACATCGGCATCAGCAAAGATTACAATAACTTTGAACTTCGTGGAGCCATAGTGGAAAAGGACGTCTTAAAAGCTAACAAAATAATAAAATATTTTGAAGAAAATCCAAAAACAAATCCTATTCAAATGACTTTATCTTTACTTTTTGGCTTCTTCTCCAATCTGATGTTGGCATACTATGCACCAGAAAAATCAGAGCAGGGTATTGCCAATTTCTTGGGCTTAAAAAGCCCGTGGCAGTCTCGCGAATACCTAAGTGCTATGCGTCGGTATAGCGGCGTAAAAACGATGCAAATAATCGGAGAAATCAGATATGCAGATGCCAAGTCTAAAGGGGTAGGAAATTCATCCTTAAACGACGGTGATATACTTCGGGAACTTGTCTTTAAAATCTTGCATTAA
- a CDS encoding acyltransferase family protein, translating to MTNEKLQSQTISFLRFPLIVGVVLIHSHFNEVVINGVDFMKSDNFPVYTTISYLFSSILSAIAVPLFFFISGFLFFYKTTSFTGQVYLQKLKKRVQTILVPYIFWNLLVIAFFLLSQSFLPGLMSGKNKMISDYSVSDCFWAFWNTNMITPPTGTDLAAYPICYQFWFIRDLMVMMLFSPLVYFLLIKLRQYAILCLGIIWFFDCWFNVVGFSITAFFFFSAGAYFSVCQKNFVEIMKPLFPVIIMLYGLIAIAELYFMDRIWCDYLHNTGILIGMVAAITLTVHFIEKGKWQINSFLPNSSFFIYAYHAMPLALVSKVLFKLLKPHSDEMVLALYILCPTIIILTGLLIYRLLKKCLPRIATLITGGR from the coding sequence ATGACAAACGAAAAATTACAATCGCAGACCATCAGCTTTCTGCGTTTCCCCCTTATTGTAGGGGTTGTACTGATACATTCGCATTTCAATGAAGTAGTAATCAATGGAGTCGATTTCATGAAAAGTGATAACTTTCCTGTATATACAACTATTTCATATCTTTTCTCCAGTATTCTTTCAGCTATTGCCGTGCCTCTTTTTTTCTTTATTTCCGGATTTCTGTTCTTTTATAAAACGACCTCTTTTACAGGCCAAGTTTACTTACAAAAGTTGAAGAAAAGGGTACAAACGATTCTTGTTCCTTACATTTTCTGGAATTTGCTGGTAATAGCTTTCTTTTTACTTTCACAAAGCTTCTTGCCCGGATTGATGTCAGGAAAGAACAAAATGATTAGCGACTACTCCGTTTCCGACTGTTTTTGGGCTTTCTGGAATACTAACATGATCACTCCGCCTACGGGCACTGATCTTGCAGCTTATCCCATTTGTTATCAATTCTGGTTTATCCGCGATTTAATGGTAATGATGCTCTTTTCCCCCTTGGTTTACTTTCTGTTGATAAAATTACGTCAATACGCCATATTATGCTTGGGAATTATTTGGTTCTTCGACTGCTGGTTCAATGTTGTCGGATTCAGCATCACAGCTTTTTTCTTCTTTTCAGCAGGTGCGTACTTCAGTGTTTGCCAGAAGAATTTTGTGGAAATAATGAAACCTCTATTTCCTGTCATTATCATGCTATATGGTTTAATAGCGATAGCAGAACTATATTTCATGGATCGAATATGGTGTGATTATCTACACAATACAGGCATCCTGATTGGCATGGTTGCTGCCATTACTCTGACCGTTCATTTCATAGAAAAAGGGAAATGGCAGATAAATTCATTCCTGCCGAACAGCAGTTTTTTTATTTATGCTTATCACGCCATGCCATTGGCTCTTGTTAGCAAGGTTCTATTTAAACTTTTAAAACCGCATTCCGATGAAATGGTACTCGCATTATATATACTCTGCCCCACAATAATAATTTTGACCGGTCTCCTCATCTATAGGTTGCTAAAGAAGTGCCTGCCCCGAATTGCAACTCTCATTACTGGAGGAAGATAA
- a CDS encoding porin family protein codes for MIKKIITSILLAFFVQIMPYAQENQNQTLINAALHGWEYEIKAGISIGGTSPLPLPVEIRSIDAYNPTLAFMIEGNTIKWIGQKKKWGIITGLRLETKNMITKATVKNYRMEITGNDGNRLRGNWTGGVQTKVRNAYITVPMIGAYKINPRCRIKAGVYVSYLMDEEFSGYVYEGYLREDNPTGKKVNFSDGAIATYDFSDDLRNFVWGTQVGVDWRAFKHLNVFADLAWGLNDIFKKDFKTITFAMYPIYLNAGFGYAF; via the coding sequence ATGATAAAAAAGATAATAACATCTATCTTATTGGCATTTTTCGTGCAGATTATGCCGTATGCCCAAGAAAACCAAAATCAGACACTTATAAACGCAGCTCTTCATGGTTGGGAATACGAAATAAAAGCAGGCATCAGTATTGGGGGTACTTCACCATTGCCGCTGCCTGTCGAAATACGGAGTATTGACGCCTATAACCCTACTCTGGCATTCATGATAGAGGGTAACACCATTAAATGGATAGGGCAAAAGAAGAAATGGGGAATAATAACCGGCTTGAGATTAGAAACCAAGAATATGATTACCAAAGCAACTGTGAAAAACTATAGGATGGAAATCACAGGAAATGACGGTAATCGTCTAAGAGGAAACTGGACAGGAGGGGTACAGACAAAAGTGCGTAATGCCTATATAACTGTACCCATGATAGGCGCATATAAGATAAATCCGCGATGTCGCATAAAAGCAGGCGTTTATGTATCCTATCTGATGGATGAAGAATTCTCCGGATATGTGTATGAAGGCTACTTGCGTGAAGATAACCCTACGGGAAAAAAAGTAAATTTTTCTGATGGAGCCATTGCCACTTATGATTTTTCAGATGACTTGCGGAACTTTGTATGGGGAACACAAGTCGGAGTGGATTGGCGCGCATTCAAGCATCTGAATGTTTTTGCCGACCTGGCATGGGGATTAAACGATATCTTCAAAAAAGATTTCAAGACAATCACTTTTGCCATGTATCCCATATACCTGAATGCAGGTTTCGGATACGCCTTCTAA
- a CDS encoding PCMD domain-containing protein, producing MRLNRLFILYSFIGIFVTSCIRNEALNAEADITAISFQTDILASSYIDLNPSYDEILNAYPIQINVKEGIDLANIAPVFELTSGATISPANGSSQNFTNPVHYTVTSEDKKWQRIYAISIKEQKVSNIPTSFHFESVRLISDKYHEFYEVSNGEELKWASGNEGFKFAMGSASTEEYPTVQYANGKVGKCVKLETRLTGSLGALVKMPIAAGNLFIGSFNMLNAIKDPLSATRFGIPFYNKPVRLTGYYKYKAGEKFYENGDYTSRKDIFNIYAIFYEKTKDIDMLDGNLPNENYNHANMVALALLSDPHETDEWKYFDIPFDYERYGKKIDETKLMNGEYKISIIFASSKDGSTFKGAPGSTLLIDEVELIYE from the coding sequence ATGAGGCTGAACAGATTATTCATACTCTATTCCTTTATAGGAATATTTGTGACATCGTGCATACGGAATGAAGCACTCAATGCCGAAGCGGATATAACAGCAATATCTTTTCAAACTGATATTCTGGCAAGTTCATATATAGACTTAAATCCTTCTTATGATGAGATTCTGAACGCTTATCCCATACAGATTAACGTCAAAGAAGGCATAGACTTGGCAAATATAGCGCCCGTTTTTGAGCTAACCTCTGGCGCAACCATCAGTCCAGCCAATGGAAGCAGCCAGAATTTCACTAATCCGGTGCACTATACTGTTACTTCAGAAGACAAAAAATGGCAACGCATTTATGCCATTAGCATCAAGGAACAGAAAGTAAGCAATATTCCCACGTCATTTCATTTTGAAAGCGTAAGACTCATCTCAGACAAATACCATGAATTTTATGAGGTATCAAACGGAGAAGAACTGAAATGGGCGAGCGGTAATGAAGGATTCAAATTTGCCATGGGAAGTGCTTCTACCGAAGAATACCCTACGGTGCAATATGCCAATGGGAAAGTTGGAAAATGCGTAAAACTGGAAACCCGTCTCACAGGATCTTTGGGAGCATTGGTCAAAATGCCTATTGCAGCAGGAAATTTATTTATTGGAAGTTTCAATATGCTGAATGCAATTAAAGATCCACTTAGTGCCACCCGCTTTGGAATACCTTTCTACAACAAACCTGTGCGACTGACCGGCTATTATAAATACAAGGCGGGAGAAAAGTTCTATGAAAATGGCGATTATACCTCTCGAAAAGATATTTTCAATATTTATGCCATCTTCTATGAAAAGACAAAAGATATTGATATGCTGGATGGTAATTTGCCAAATGAAAATTACAATCACGCCAATATGGTGGCTCTCGCTCTTCTGTCCGACCCACATGAAACGGATGAATGGAAATACTTTGATATTCCGTTTGACTATGAACGCTATGGAAAGAAGATTGATGAAACCAAACTGATGAATGGCGAATATAAAATAAGTATTATATTCGCATCAAGTAAGGATGGTTCCACTTTTAAAGGTGCTCCCGGCAGTACATTGCTAATAGATGAGGTAGAACTGATTTACGAATGA
- a CDS encoding AMP nucleosidase, with the protein MKTKEEIVANWLPRYTKRNLEDFGEYILLTNFNKYVEIFAEKFNVPILGKDANMISASAEGITIINFGMGSPNAAIIMDLLSAISPKACLFLGKCGGIDKKNRIGDLILPIAAIRGEGTSNDYFPPEVPSLPAFMLQRAVSSAIRDYARDYWTGTVYTTNRRIWEHDEEFKEYLKKTRAMAVDMETATLFSCGFANHIPTGALLLVSDQPMIPEGVKTDKSDNIVTQNYVNEHVEIGIASLRMIIDEKKTVKHLKFDW; encoded by the coding sequence ATGAAAACAAAAGAAGAAATCGTAGCTAATTGGCTGCCCCGTTACACAAAACGTAACCTGGAAGATTTTGGAGAGTATATTCTGTTAACCAACTTCAACAAGTACGTAGAGATTTTCGCAGAAAAGTTCAATGTTCCCATTCTCGGAAAAGACGCCAATATGATATCTGCCAGCGCGGAAGGAATCACAATTATCAATTTCGGTATGGGAAGCCCCAACGCTGCCATTATCATGGACTTACTCAGTGCTATCAGCCCCAAGGCATGCCTGTTTTTGGGCAAGTGCGGCGGCATAGACAAGAAAAATAGAATAGGGGATCTTATCCTTCCTATCGCCGCCATCCGTGGTGAAGGTACTTCCAATGACTACTTCCCGCCCGAAGTGCCCTCACTTCCTGCTTTTATGCTGCAGCGTGCGGTTTCTTCCGCCATCCGTGATTATGCCCGCGATTACTGGACCGGTACGGTATATACCACCAACCGCAGGATTTGGGAACATGACGAAGAATTCAAGGAATATCTCAAGAAAACTCGTGCCATGGCCGTAGATATGGAAACTGCTACCTTATTCAGTTGCGGTTTTGCCAATCATATTCCTACCGGAGCCTTGCTGTTGGTTTCCGACCAACCTATGATTCCTGAAGGTGTAAAAACTGATAAAAGTGACAACATAGTTACTCAGAACTATGTAAATGAACATGTTGAGATCGGCATTGCCTCCTTGCGTATGATTATTGATGAGAAAAAGACTGTAAAACACTTGAAGTTTGACTGGTGA
- a CDS encoding type I restriction enzyme HsdR N-terminal domain-containing protein, protein MLSLNLPAFDAKIAARNGKIVIFDVIRRRYVALTPEEWVRQHFIHFLIAHKGYPQALMANEVQVQLNNTRKRCDTVLYRRDLTARMIVEYKAPEVEITQKVFDQITRYNMVLRVDYLIVSNGLQHYCCRMDYEHNTYIFLHDIPDYQKL, encoded by the coding sequence ATGTTATCGTTAAACCTACCAGCATTCGATGCTAAAATTGCCGCAAGGAATGGAAAAATTGTTATTTTTGATGTGATACGCCGTCGATATGTCGCATTGACTCCGGAAGAATGGGTGCGGCAACACTTTATTCACTTTCTTATTGCTCATAAGGGATATCCGCAAGCATTGATGGCAAACGAGGTGCAGGTGCAACTGAACAATACCAGGAAACGTTGTGATACGGTACTCTACCGTCGTGATCTCACCGCCCGTATGATTGTGGAATACAAAGCTCCCGAGGTTGAAATCACGCAAAAAGTTTTCGACCAGATAACCCGTTATAATATGGTGTTGAGAGTAGATTATCTCATTGTCAGCAACGGGTTACAGCACTATTGCTGCCGGATGGATTACGAACATAACACTTATATTTTTCTGCATGATATTCCTGACTATCAAAAGTTATGA